The proteins below are encoded in one region of Drosophila santomea strain STO CAGO 1482 chromosome 2R, Prin_Dsan_1.1, whole genome shotgun sequence:
- the LOC120444487 gene encoding tubulin-folding cofactor B gives MSTIIETGKSDFIKVNVSNSHNDAVAFEVKFAKDLTVAQLKSKLEILTGGCASTMKVQVFKGDTCVSTMDNNEAQLGYYANSDGLRLHVIDSFATFSFDSAPVEKFELTKDQYEQRTDSVRNYLKINRMGKFNDEEMQQAEEKKRLQAEEIQKRAEFCVLGGRCEVTVPGNPTRRGTIRYNGQLEGKSGHFIGVEYDEPLGKNNGSFGGKAYFSCAPNYGGFVSPLSVTVGDFPPEDFNIDDEL, from the exons ATGTCGACAATAATTGAAACCGGAAAATCAGATTTCATCAAGGTGAATGTATCCAACTCGCACAATGATGCAGTCGCCTTCGAGGTCAAGTTCGCCAAGGATCTAACAGTTGCACAGCTCAAG AGCAAACTGGAGATATTGACGGGCGGTTGTGCCAGCACCATGAAGGTGCAGGTCTTCAAGGGAGACACCTGCGTGTCCACGATGGACAACAACGAGGCCCAACTGGGTTACTATGCCAACAGTGATGGCCTCCGACTTCATGTCATCGATAGCTTTGCTACCTTCTCGTTTGACAGCGCTCCCGTCGAGAAATTCGAACTGACCAAGGATCAATACGAACAGCGAACCGATTCTGTGCGCAACTACCTCAAGATAAATCGCATGGGCAAGTTCAACGATGAGGAGATGCAACAGGCGGAGGAGAAGAAGCGCCTTCAGGCGGAGGAGATCCAAAAACGGGCGGAATTTTGTGTACTGGGTGGCAGATGTGAG GTTACGGTTCCAGGTAATCCAACACGACGGGGAACGATCCGATACAATGGTCAGCTTGAAGGGAAGAGTGGTCACTTCATTGGAGTGGAATACGACGAACCACTGGGGAAAAACAATGGAAG TTTTGGTGGAAAGGCGTACTTTAGCTGTGCCCCAAATTACGGCGGCTTCGTATCACCATTATCCGTTACGGTTGGTGATTTTCCGCCAGAAGACTTTAACATAGATGACGAGCTCTGA
- the LOC120444864 gene encoding RNA-binding protein Raly-like → MYSPFSSKENLQSSEEVEDLNVIDTQPGHSVDVPLFADFSPINPIMEEDSEGVEGGKTSEAKGISGGGGQKSKGDGGGSGSGGSGGNRLKRNIKHTGSLIVRKLTAGRHNDADKKGAIRKKDKEQQEVADADKEKPGSKPEGKVAMLRTTTL, encoded by the coding sequence ATGTACTCTCCCTTCAGTTCCAAGGAGAATCTGCAGTCCAGCGAGGAGGTTGAAGATCTAAACGTAATTGACACACAGCCAGGACACTCCGTGGATGTGCCACTCTTCGCTGACTTTAGCCCAATAAATCCGATTATGGAAGAGGATTCTGAGGGCGTTGAAGGCGGCAAAACCAGTGAAGCCAAAGGCATTAGTGGTGGCGGTGGGCAAAAGAGCAAAGGCGATGGCGgtggcagcggcagtggcGGTAGTGGGGGCAATCGGTTAAAGAGGAACATCAAGCACACCGGGAGCCTGATTGTGCGTAAACTAACTGCCGGCAGGCACAATGATGCGGACAAGAAGGGTGCGATTAGGAAGAAGGATAAGGAGCAGCAGGAAGTGGCGGACGCGGATAAGGAGAAACCAGGCAGCAAGCCGGAGGGCAAGGTAGCCATGCTGCGCACCACAACCCTCTAA